Genomic DNA from Theileria equi strain WA chromosome 4 map unlocalized gcontig_1105316255033, whole genome shotgun sequence:
CACAACTCAGAGCCTTGAAAGTTGCACCTGTAAAACAATGTTTATCCTTTGCAGATGTTCTGGCGGAGTATAGTTTAGGGGTATCAGGACAAATAAACACGTAAAACAAACTTATAGATTCAGGATCGATGCGTTGAGCGTCTATGTGGTCTCCAACCGCCTTGTAATTCCGTGTGCATAGCCCTGCCGAAATTTCGGAAAAGAGTGTAGGATTAACTGCGTAGTAATGTCACCAACTAGAAGTACTTACCCATGATAGGTTTACACTTTATCTTAAACAATGATCTACTTTTGAGGGGAATAAGAAATGGGAGTTGCTTGTTGGTCATGTACTCCTTAGGCCATTTAAATCGGATTCTTGTGAGTCTTTTTTTGAAATCTGCTACATTAATCTTTTCTTTATCGTTTTTGAACAACAATTTCCAGGTCAACTGGCTATTTTTGCCAAGTATAGACGTAGATGTTGCCATAACATTGCCGATTAGGGATGGTTCACTCAGCCTCCCAAAGATCTGCTGGTTTGTAAGACTATGACTAAGAATCTCACCTTTATTAGGTCCAGAGTCTGGAACGCTGTGCGATGTGTGTTATGAAGTCCATTTGCTCTTAGGATGTGCCTGTTTTCCAATGTGTCGACAATACGCGGACTTGCGAACAATATGATACAGAGGTAGACCAATTTGAGCGAAATTGGCCTGGCAGATGTGTGATTCATTTAATTATGACCCTAAGGGGACGGCGTTCGGACTTACCCCATAGCACATTGAAGGCGTTTGAGGGTTAGACGCGTACGATTCCAGTTGATGTTTTAAAGTTTCAATCACAAGGTAAAAGAATTTTAATTACCCGTCAATTTTGTACTCTCCCTACATAAGTTATAGTACAGTTGTCTATTTATTTTTT
This window encodes:
- a CDS encoding signal peptide containing protein (encoded by transcript BEWA_012250A); translation: MNHTSARPISLKLVYLCIILFASPRIVDTLENRHILRANGLHNTHRTAFQTLDLIKIFGRLSEPSLIGNVMATSTSILGKNSQLTWKLLFKNDKEKINVADFKKRLTRIRFKWPKEYMTNKQLPFLIPLKSRSLFKIKCKPIMVNPTLFSEISAGLCTRNYKAVGDHIDAQRIDPESISATFKALSCEEEFLTVEHVLAYINYMSPLMEMVNWNSFISSLPVGPEDIKI